Proteins encoded by one window of Salmonirosea aquatica:
- a CDS encoding nucleoside recognition domain-containing protein translates to MALNYIFVFFFLIAFVIALIKFIFLGDTLTFKLVVEGMLDMAEVAVMDIALPLAGVMTFFLGILNVGEKAGAINVLARVIGPFFNKLFPEVPRDHPANGEMIMNFAANMIGLDNAATPFGLKAMQSLQTLNPDPDTASNAQIMFLVLHTSGLQIIPLSIIAQRAILGAESPSDVFIPCVVGTYVTTVVSMLITAAWQRLNLFNRTVMFGLGGLTLFIALGLYFLAQLPKEQIEAVSVVVGNAILLLIVASFLLGGLYKKVNVFDAFIEGAKGGFSTSVVIIPYLVGMLVAIAAFRACGAMDYMVDGFKYLFSFANFNTEFTDALPVALMKPLSGSGARALMIDAMKEFGPDSFIGRLVCIFQGSADTTLYIIALYFGSVGIKNTRYAIVAGLIADFVGVLAGIWLGYLFFH, encoded by the coding sequence ATGGCTTTAAACTACATTTTTGTTTTCTTCTTTCTCATCGCGTTTGTCATCGCGCTGATCAAATTCATTTTCCTGGGCGACACGCTTACCTTCAAACTCGTGGTGGAGGGCATGCTCGATATGGCCGAAGTGGCCGTGATGGACATTGCTCTGCCGCTGGCGGGTGTTATGACTTTCTTTCTGGGTATTCTGAATGTGGGTGAGAAAGCCGGGGCCATCAACGTGCTGGCGCGGGTCATCGGCCCTTTTTTCAATAAACTGTTTCCCGAAGTACCCCGCGATCACCCCGCGAACGGCGAGATGATCATGAATTTTGCTGCCAATATGATCGGCCTCGACAACGCCGCCACACCTTTCGGACTGAAAGCGATGCAGAGTCTGCAAACCCTCAATCCCGATCCCGACACGGCCTCCAATGCGCAGATCATGTTCCTGGTCCTGCATACCTCGGGCTTGCAGATCATTCCGTTGAGCATCATTGCCCAGCGCGCCATTCTGGGAGCCGAAAGTCCTTCCGACGTGTTCATTCCGTGCGTGGTGGGTACCTACGTCACCACGGTGGTGAGTATGCTGATTACGGCGGCCTGGCAACGGCTCAACCTGTTCAACCGCACGGTGATGTTCGGCCTGGGCGGATTGACGCTGTTCATCGCGCTGGGACTTTATTTTCTCGCGCAACTTCCCAAGGAACAGATCGAGGCGGTATCGGTCGTCGTGGGGAACGCCATCCTGCTGCTCATCGTTGCGTCGTTTCTTTTGGGGGGATTGTACAAGAAAGTGAATGTATTCGATGCGTTCATCGAGGGGGCCAAGGGGGGCTTCAGTACGTCGGTAGTCATCATACCCTACCTCGTGGGGATGCTGGTGGCGATTGCCGCGTTCCGGGCTTGTGGGGCGATGGATTATATGGTTGATGGCTTCAAGTACCTCTTTTCGTTTGCCAATTTCAATACCGAGTTTACCGATGCTTTGCCCGTAGCCCTGATGAAACCTCTCAGCGGCAGCGGTGCCCGTGCCCTGATGATCGACGCCATGAAGGAGTTCGGGCCGGATTCGTTCATCGGGCGGCTGGTGTGTATTTTTCAGGGCTCGGCGGATACTACGCTTTATATCATCGCCTTATACTTTGGTTCGGTGGGGATTAAGAATACCCGCTACGCCATCGTCGCCGGACTCATCGCCGATTTTGTCGGGGTGCTGGCCGGGATTTGGCTGGGGTACCTCTTTTTTCATTGA
- a CDS encoding GNAT family N-acetyltransferase, protein MEINILQPSDGRDFQALLRIFEKVFEWQNVKPPQIGYLEKIMGNPNFKVFVARQESTVIGGLTVHILENYEVGLPSAYVYDLAVATEYQRKGVGKKLMAAVMEYGRQNGFREVFVQAEADDDQAVDFYRSTPVSGELQATHFFYILNPESKPN, encoded by the coding sequence GTGGAAATCAACATACTGCAACCCAGCGATGGGCGAGACTTTCAGGCTCTACTCCGAATCTTCGAGAAGGTTTTCGAATGGCAGAACGTCAAACCACCCCAGATAGGGTACCTTGAAAAAATAATGGGCAATCCCAATTTCAAGGTTTTCGTGGCCAGACAGGAGAGCACCGTGATCGGTGGCCTGACCGTCCATATTCTTGAAAACTACGAAGTGGGTTTACCCTCGGCTTATGTATACGACCTGGCGGTGGCTACGGAATATCAGCGTAAGGGGGTAGGTAAAAAGCTGATGGCCGCAGTAATGGAGTATGGCCGTCAGAATGGATTCAGGGAAGTGTTCGTGCAGGCAGAAGCAGACGACGATCAGGCTGTCGATTTCTATCGCTCCACGCCCGTGAGCGGTGAATTACAGGCTACCCACTTTTTTTATATCTTAAATCCGGAAAGCAAGCCCAATTAG
- a CDS encoding LytR/AlgR family response regulator transcription factor: MSYTCLIVDDEPFARKLMEQYVAKVPELTLVQSCSSPLTAIEVLRQNPIDIMFLDINMPEITGLSLLKVLQKKPLVVLTTAYSEYALEGYELDVADYLLKPITLERFLKSVEKVLGRLRSAPSAAGLIPPDVPQVPNASNAYIFVKDGTRLVKIQLRDILYIEGLKDYVGIYTKDKKIVTLQTMKALETQLPENQFIRIHNSFIVAFAAIDAIDREKVQIGKAFLPVSDTYKKSFKEFIEKHQVGG; encoded by the coding sequence ATGAGCTACACCTGCCTGATTGTGGACGACGAACCTTTCGCCCGGAAACTCATGGAACAGTACGTAGCCAAAGTCCCCGAGCTCACTCTAGTCCAATCCTGTTCGAGCCCGTTGACGGCGATCGAGGTACTGCGCCAGAATCCGATCGATATCATGTTTCTCGACATCAACATGCCCGAAATCACCGGACTGTCGCTGCTAAAGGTACTTCAAAAAAAGCCGCTGGTGGTGCTGACGACCGCCTACTCGGAATACGCCCTCGAAGGCTACGAGCTCGATGTGGCCGACTACCTGCTCAAGCCCATCACGCTGGAACGCTTCCTCAAATCCGTTGAAAAAGTGCTGGGGCGGCTTCGTAGCGCGCCTTCCGCGGCGGGGTTGATCCCACCGGATGTACCCCAGGTACCCAACGCATCGAATGCATATATTTTTGTGAAGGATGGTACCCGGCTGGTAAAGATTCAGCTGCGGGACATTCTGTACATCGAAGGGCTTAAAGACTACGTGGGAATCTATACCAAAGATAAGAAAATCGTCACGCTGCAAACCATGAAGGCTTTGGAAACGCAGCTTCCCGAGAATCAGTTTATCCGCATCCACAATTCTTTCATCGTAGCCTTCGCGGCCATCGATGCCATTGACCGGGAGAAAGTACAGATCGGTAAGGCCTTTTTGCCCGTAAGCGACACCTACAAAAAATCATTCAAGGAATTTATTGAAAAACATCAGGTAGGGGGATAG
- a CDS encoding phytoene desaturase family protein: MAVTYDALVVGAGPNGLSAGIVLARAGLSVLIVERAGTLGGSARSESLTLPGFIHDVGAAVVPLAVSSPFFQSLPLHQHGLEFIFPPVALAHPFDTGAVATLVGSVSDTARTLGRDGGTYEGLLGPLVRQWPGLAHDLLSPLQWPRHPVDFVQFGIKGLLPATILARRFKTAEARAMLAGMAAHSFQPLTSATTAAIALVLMAAGHHQGWPVAQGGTQSIANALGSYFKSLGGRIELNRQVNDLSELPKAKAILFDLTPRQILRIAGDRFSGIYRKRLENYRYGPGVFKVDWALNRPIPFLNAECQRAGTVHIGGSLEEIRQAEQMTADGYLPEKPFVLLAQPSRFDSSRSPAGKHTAWAYCHVPNGSLVDMTERIERQVERFAPGFQDTILARSTLNTAQVEHWNPNCIGGDINGGNMDWRQFLTRPIVSFNPYQTSDPNLYICSSSTPPGGGVHGMCGYNAARAALRGTFGQ; this comes from the coding sequence ATGGCCGTAACATATGATGCCCTAGTGGTAGGTGCAGGGCCCAACGGTCTGTCGGCGGGAATCGTACTGGCTCGGGCCGGACTTTCGGTGTTGATCGTCGAGCGGGCGGGTACCCTGGGGGGGAGTGCGCGTTCCGAATCGCTTACACTGCCCGGATTTATTCATGATGTGGGCGCGGCGGTGGTACCGCTGGCCGTCAGTTCGCCCTTTTTTCAAAGCCTGCCGTTACACCAGCACGGGCTTGAATTCATTTTTCCTCCGGTGGCCCTGGCCCATCCGTTCGATACCGGCGCTGTAGCCACGCTGGTTGGCTCGGTAAGCGACACGGCCCGTACCCTGGGCCGGGATGGGGGTACCTATGAAGGTTTGCTCGGGCCATTGGTGCGGCAGTGGCCCGGCCTGGCCCACGATCTGTTGAGTCCTTTGCAGTGGCCACGGCATCCGGTCGATTTTGTGCAATTTGGCATAAAAGGACTGTTGCCCGCTACGATCCTGGCCCGACGTTTCAAGACCGCCGAGGCCAGGGCAATGCTGGCGGGTATGGCGGCCCATTCGTTTCAACCCCTCACCAGCGCCACTACCGCTGCGATTGCTCTGGTACTGATGGCTGCGGGACACCACCAGGGTTGGCCCGTGGCCCAGGGAGGTACTCAAAGCATTGCCAATGCGCTGGGATCGTATTTCAAATCACTCGGGGGCCGCATAGAACTGAATCGCCAGGTGAATGATTTGAGCGAGCTTCCTAAGGCAAAAGCCATCCTTTTTGACCTGACGCCCCGCCAGATTCTACGCATTGCCGGAGACCGGTTTTCTGGTATTTATCGGAAACGATTGGAAAACTACCGCTACGGCCCCGGGGTCTTCAAGGTCGACTGGGCTTTGAACCGACCGATTCCTTTTTTGAATGCTGAGTGCCAAAGGGCCGGAACGGTACATATCGGTGGCTCGCTGGAAGAAATCCGACAGGCCGAGCAAATGACCGCCGATGGGTACCTGCCCGAGAAACCGTTTGTGCTACTGGCGCAGCCGAGCCGGTTCGATTCGAGCCGGAGTCCGGCGGGAAAACACACGGCCTGGGCTTACTGCCACGTTCCCAATGGCTCGCTGGTCGATATGACCGAACGCATCGAGCGTCAGGTCGAGCGCTTTGCGCCGGGATTTCAGGATACTATTCTGGCGCGAAGCACCCTGAATACGGCGCAGGTCGAGCACTGGAATCCGAATTGCATCGGCGGCGATATCAACGGCGGAAACATGGATTGGCGACAATTCCTGACCCGGCCGATTGTGAGTTTCAATCCCTACCAAACGTCGGACCCGAATCTATACATCTGTTCGTCATCTACACCGCCCGGTGGAGGCGTACACGGCATGTGTGGGTACAATGCCGCGCGGGCGGCACTACGGGGCACCTTTGGTCAATGA
- a CDS encoding TIGR01777 family oxidoreductase, which produces MEKVVIFGGTGFIGQSLANHCIKKGIHPIVVARHKPKGPIQYDFRSWDSISIGEWVSELSNSKALVNLTGKTVDCIKTPDNCDLILRSRVDSTRIIGKALTLVDNPPKIWIQMSTAHIYGDPPEQVCTESSSTGYGLAPFVGKAWEKAFKESIPGDTRGVILRTSFVIGKNGGALASLQKIVRLGLGGTVGHGRQGMSWIHEDDMNEIIYQAIMNESYKGIYISSAPSPVSNEEFMRLMRKKMHIPIGVPAPEFITRIGAKFIFNTDPELVLYGRYVKSERIEQEGFKFRYPTLEQALDDLIVR; this is translated from the coding sequence ATGGAAAAAGTAGTAATCTTTGGAGGTACAGGTTTTATAGGACAAAGTCTTGCCAATCATTGTATTAAGAAAGGAATTCATCCCATCGTGGTTGCCCGGCATAAACCGAAAGGACCCATACAATATGATTTCAGAAGTTGGGATTCCATTTCGATTGGGGAATGGGTAAGTGAACTATCAAATTCCAAAGCACTGGTAAATCTGACAGGCAAGACCGTAGATTGTATCAAAACTCCTGATAATTGTGATTTGATTCTTAGATCGAGAGTGGATTCTACCAGAATCATTGGAAAAGCCCTCACTCTGGTTGACAATCCCCCAAAAATATGGATACAGATGTCGACCGCCCATATTTATGGAGATCCACCCGAGCAAGTATGTACAGAATCTTCATCAACTGGCTATGGCTTGGCTCCATTTGTTGGAAAGGCCTGGGAAAAAGCTTTCAAAGAATCAATCCCTGGCGATACAAGAGGAGTTATCCTCCGAACTAGTTTTGTAATCGGGAAAAATGGGGGCGCACTGGCTAGTTTGCAAAAAATAGTCCGACTTGGTTTGGGAGGTACCGTAGGGCATGGCCGCCAAGGAATGAGCTGGATACACGAGGATGATATGAATGAGATCATATACCAGGCGATCATGAATGAGTCGTATAAAGGCATCTATATTTCAAGCGCGCCCAGTCCTGTATCCAATGAAGAATTCATGCGGTTGATGCGAAAGAAAATGCATATTCCCATTGGGGTACCTGCGCCGGAATTCATAACCCGAATCGGGGCAAAATTCATATTCAATACCGACCCGGAGTTGGTACTTTATGGAAGGTATGTGAAATCCGAAAGGATTGAGCAAGAAGGATTCAAATTCAGGTACCCTACCTTGGAGCAGGCATTGGACGATCTTATCGTTCGCTAG
- a CDS encoding amino acid permease codes for MPEPISNEIRPQINAFDVGMIVISLVIGVGIFRTPVIVARQAGSPEIFFSAWVVGGIVSMIGALVFAEIGSRHHFPGGFYKLISTAFHPLYAFMINWVLVLTYGRAWPAWRCWDRSTSIHCCRRYCTAAGAYRGPPSSRCCFFMSSICWASGPARAPKTY; via the coding sequence ATGCCTGAACCTATCTCCAACGAAATTCGCCCGCAGATCAACGCCTTCGACGTAGGCATGATTGTCATCAGCCTCGTCATCGGCGTGGGCATTTTCCGCACGCCCGTCATCGTGGCGCGGCAGGCGGGCTCGCCCGAAATCTTCTTTTCGGCTTGGGTCGTGGGCGGCATCGTCAGCATGATCGGTGCGCTGGTCTTTGCCGAAATCGGGTCGCGGCACCACTTTCCGGGCGGATTTTATAAGCTCATTTCCACGGCCTTCCACCCGCTCTACGCCTTCATGATCAACTGGGTACTGGTGCTCACCTACGGGCGGGCATGGCCGGCGTGGCGCTGCTGGGATCGGAGTACATCAATCCACTGCTGCCGGAGGTACTGCACAGCCGCCGGGGCATACAGGGGACCGCCATCGTCACGCTGCTGCTTTTTTATGTCATCAATTTGCTGGGCATCCGGGCCGGCTCGCGCACCCAAAACCTATTGA
- the vapB gene encoding type II toxin-antitoxin system VapB family antitoxin, with amino-acid sequence MSVSEEIQEKASQLPPELQAEVLDFIQFLAFKKAKSQTTSQESFARLPNKFGAGKGLITYMAEDFDAPLDDLKDYMF; translated from the coding sequence ATGTCCGTTTCAGAAGAAATCCAGGAAAAAGCCAGTCAGCTACCACCGGAGCTCCAGGCCGAGGTGCTGGACTTTATCCAATTTCTGGCTTTTAAAAAAGCTAAAAGCCAAACTACCAGCCAGGAATCGTTTGCCCGTTTACCCAATAAGTTTGGAGCAGGAAAAGGTTTGATCACCTATATGGCCGAAGATTTCGACGCACCGCTCGATGATCTAAAAGATTACATGTTCTGA
- a CDS encoding type II toxin-antitoxin system VapC family toxin, with translation MRLLLDTHILIWYIMGDETLPMSWREQIQSHRNQKFVSIASLWEIAIKTNIGKLTIIYPLDQLIPAEFELLPIATSHLLAYQQLPLHHRDPFDRILIAQAQTDGFTIMTKDSNFALYDVDLLA, from the coding sequence ATGCGGCTACTGCTCGATACCCACATTCTTATATGGTATATCATGGGCGATGAAACTTTGCCTATGAGCTGGCGTGAGCAAATTCAATCACACCGTAATCAAAAATTCGTAAGCATTGCGTCTCTCTGGGAGATTGCTATTAAGACCAACATCGGCAAGCTTACTATCATCTATCCGCTCGACCAATTAATTCCGGCCGAGTTTGAGCTACTTCCTATTGCCACTTCGCATCTATTGGCTTATCAGCAACTTCCCTTGCATCATCGCGATCCCTTTGACAGAATTTTGATCGCTCAGGCCCAAACCGATGGTTTTACAATCATGACCAAAGACTCCAATTTTGCGCTTTACGATGTGGATTTGCTGGCTTGA
- a CDS encoding SMP-30/gluconolactonase/LRE family protein: MNTKPLVLLASLAIFAACDSSKKEEGTGQDTTAVATMTLEQVWATDTTLRTPESVLLDDANNMLYVSLIDGQGGDKDGKGGIAKVGTDGKIIDANWVTGLSAPKGMAITGGQLYVTDLTELVQIDLATGKIAKKIAVDGAEGLNDVTVDGNGTIYFSDKNAGKIHTYKDGQVGTYHEGIDNPNGVLAISDGLLYTESGKLQKLDAQKNVTTLAEGMDKSTDGISEVGPGEYLVSCWAGEVYHVKPDGTTQKLLDTKDAKSNTADIGYDAAKKIVYVPTFFKNTVVAYQLK, from the coding sequence ATGAATACCAAACCTCTTGTTTTGCTGGCATCGCTGGCGATTTTTGCCGCCTGTGATTCTTCCAAAAAAGAAGAAGGCACCGGCCAGGACACCACCGCCGTAGCTACCATGACTCTGGAGCAGGTATGGGCTACCGACACAACCCTCCGGACTCCCGAATCCGTTTTGCTGGATGATGCGAACAATATGCTGTATGTATCGCTCATCGATGGGCAGGGAGGCGATAAGGACGGTAAGGGCGGCATTGCCAAGGTAGGTACCGACGGCAAGATCATCGACGCCAACTGGGTCACCGGCCTAAGCGCTCCCAAAGGCATGGCCATCACGGGCGGGCAGCTCTACGTGACGGACCTCACGGAACTTGTGCAGATAGACTTAGCTACCGGGAAAATAGCGAAGAAGATTGCCGTCGATGGCGCCGAGGGATTGAATGACGTCACTGTGGACGGAAACGGTACCATTTATTTTTCGGACAAGAATGCCGGAAAAATCCATACCTACAAAGACGGACAGGTAGGTACCTACCACGAGGGAATCGACAATCCGAACGGCGTACTGGCGATAAGCGATGGGCTGCTCTATACCGAAAGCGGCAAGCTTCAGAAGCTGGATGCACAGAAAAACGTAACGACCCTGGCCGAAGGAATGGATAAAAGTACCGATGGCATCAGTGAGGTAGGCCCGGGTGAGTACCTGGTATCATGCTGGGCGGGTGAGGTATATCACGTGAAGCCTGATGGTACCACCCAAAAACTACTCGACACGAAAGACGCCAAAAGCAATACGGCCGACATCGGCTACGACGCTGCGAAGAAAATCGTATACGTACCCACGTTCTTTAAGAATACCGTAGTGGCGTATCAGTTGAAGTAG
- a CDS encoding GMC oxidoreductase, which produces MSYLNIDAQKEMTYDAIVIGSGVSGGWATKELTEKGLKVLMLERGRQLEHVTGYENATKAPWELQYNGKLTEEQKETHPKLSRDYPYNEMTEKYWMKDTDANYKEEKRFDWFRPNIVGGKSIMWGRQCYRLSDIDFEANAKEGIAVDWPIRYKDIAPWYSYVEKHAGISGEKLGLPQLPDSDFLPPMEMFCVEKEVRKRIEKNFPGRNMTIGRVANLSEARKEQLGVGRAPCQYRNKCSLGCPYGAYFSTQSCTLPPAAKTGNLTLRPDSMVTNLIYDENAKRATGVRVVDAVTLEERIYNAKLIFVNGSTLGSTMIMLNSKSNRFPNGMGNDSGQLGHNLMDHHFRTGANGDWEGDLDKYYYGRRANGIYIPRYRNIGNDKRDYLRGFGYQGRGSREDWKRGIAELSFGADFKEEMTEPGNWQMGIGAFGETLPYYENQMYLHPTEKDKWGMPLAVFDADLRENEKKMRVDMANDAAEMLESAGLKNVKTYDRGSYLGMAIHEMGTARMGRDPKTSVLNGNNQVHAVPNVFMTDGACMTSASCVNPSLTYMALTARAADFAVKEMKKKNI; this is translated from the coding sequence ATGTCTTATCTAAACATTGACGCCCAGAAAGAAATGACCTACGATGCCATCGTGATTGGCTCGGGGGTATCCGGCGGCTGGGCCACCAAAGAACTGACCGAAAAAGGTCTGAAAGTACTCATGCTCGAGCGCGGCAGGCAGCTCGAACATGTGACCGGTTACGAAAACGCCACCAAAGCTCCCTGGGAGCTGCAATACAATGGCAAGCTGACCGAAGAGCAGAAGGAAACCCACCCCAAGCTGTCGCGTGACTACCCGTACAACGAGATGACCGAGAAGTACTGGATGAAGGACACCGACGCGAACTACAAAGAAGAAAAGCGGTTCGACTGGTTCAGGCCCAACATCGTGGGCGGCAAGTCCATCATGTGGGGACGGCAATGCTACCGCCTGTCGGACATCGACTTCGAAGCCAACGCCAAAGAAGGCATCGCCGTCGACTGGCCCATTCGCTACAAGGATATTGCCCCCTGGTACTCCTACGTAGAAAAGCACGCGGGCATCTCGGGCGAAAAGCTGGGCCTACCCCAACTCCCCGACAGTGATTTCCTGCCCCCGATGGAGATGTTCTGCGTGGAAAAAGAAGTCCGCAAGCGGATCGAGAAAAATTTCCCCGGCCGGAATATGACCATTGGCCGCGTGGCCAACCTCTCCGAAGCCCGTAAGGAGCAGCTCGGCGTGGGTCGCGCCCCGTGCCAGTACCGCAACAAATGCTCGTTGGGCTGTCCCTACGGGGCGTATTTCAGTACGCAGTCATGTACCCTGCCACCGGCCGCTAAAACGGGCAACCTGACCCTGCGTCCCGATTCGATGGTGACCAACCTCATCTACGATGAAAACGCCAAGCGCGCCACGGGTGTGCGCGTGGTGGATGCCGTGACGCTGGAAGAGCGCATCTACAATGCCAAACTCATCTTTGTGAACGGCAGTACCCTGGGCTCCACCATGATCATGCTCAATTCCAAATCCAACCGTTTTCCCAACGGCATGGGCAACGATTCGGGACAACTGGGCCATAACCTGATGGACCACCACTTCCGCACCGGTGCCAATGGCGATTGGGAAGGTGACCTGGACAAATACTACTACGGCCGCCGGGCTAATGGCATTTATATTCCGCGCTATCGCAACATCGGCAACGACAAGCGTGACTACCTGCGGGGCTTTGGGTACCAGGGACGCGGCAGCCGCGAAGACTGGAAGCGGGGCATTGCAGAATTGAGTTTCGGTGCCGACTTCAAGGAAGAAATGACCGAGCCGGGCAACTGGCAGATGGGCATCGGGGCATTTGGTGAAACCCTACCCTACTACGAAAACCAGATGTACCTGCACCCCACCGAGAAGGACAAGTGGGGCATGCCGCTGGCCGTATTTGATGCCGATTTGCGGGAGAATGAGAAAAAAATGCGGGTAGATATGGCCAACGATGCCGCCGAAATGCTGGAAAGTGCAGGCCTGAAAAACGTAAAAACCTACGACCGGGGCTCCTACCTGGGCATGGCGATACACGAAATGGGTACCGCCCGCATGGGCCGTGATCCGAAGACGTCGGTGCTCAATGGCAACAATCAGGTACACGCCGTGCCCAACGTCTTCATGACCGACGGCGCTTGTATGACTTCCGCCTCCTGCGTGAATCCCTCGCTTACCTACATGGCTCTGACGGCCCGCGCCGCCGACTTTGCGGTGAAGGAAATGAAGAAGAAGAATATCTAG
- a CDS encoding N-acyl-D-amino-acid deacylase family protein: MRFSPTLLLALTFLPPTLLAQSLDVLIKNGRIIDGTGNSWFYGDVGIKDGKIKTIGKQIQEEARQIIDAKGLVVTPGFIDVHAHIEGAEAVTPTADNFIYDGVTTVVTGNCGGSNLDMGRYFAQMDSLKTSINIASLIGHNTVRRAVMGEAQRDPTPAELVQMEALVEKAMREGAVGISTGLIYVPGTYSKTPEVLALSKAAARQGGTYASHIRDEGDDVAEAVNEAISIGREANMPVEISHFKVTYKPNWGRSAETLALVEKARREGLDVTVDQYPYVASSTTLDTTVPTWAFSGGRDSLHARLSDPAIRQQIKKEMTNNLKKKKLKSFDYALVARYAPDTTYNGKTISQINLLKGRKAKASDEVETILDMVTATNRTQMVYFSMDEKDLVRIMQYPFNMFASDAGIARFGAGMPHPRAYGTNARVLGRYVRDQKVIRLEEAIRRMTSLPAQKFNLRDRGLLLPGMAADLVIFDEATVSDAAEFAQPHAYSVGFKYVLVNGALTVDEGKHTGVRNGSTLKKQ, translated from the coding sequence ATGCGCTTCTCTCCCACTCTGCTGCTGGCCCTTACTTTCCTCCCGCCTACCCTTTTGGCGCAGTCGCTGGACGTGCTGATCAAAAACGGCCGCATCATTGACGGAACCGGAAACTCGTGGTTTTACGGGGACGTAGGGATAAAAGACGGCAAAATTAAGACCATCGGAAAACAGATTCAGGAAGAGGCCCGGCAGATCATCGACGCCAAAGGGCTGGTGGTGACGCCCGGCTTTATCGACGTACACGCGCACATCGAAGGTGCCGAAGCCGTCACCCCGACGGCCGATAATTTCATCTACGACGGCGTCACGACTGTCGTAACAGGCAACTGCGGGGGCTCCAATCTGGATATGGGGCGTTACTTTGCCCAGATGGATTCGCTCAAAACCTCCATCAATATTGCTTCCTTGATCGGTCATAACACCGTGCGCCGGGCCGTGATGGGCGAAGCCCAGCGCGACCCTACTCCCGCCGAACTGGTCCAAATGGAAGCGCTGGTCGAAAAAGCCATGCGAGAAGGAGCCGTAGGTATCTCGACCGGGCTCATCTACGTGCCGGGTACCTACTCCAAAACGCCCGAAGTGCTGGCCCTCTCCAAAGCAGCGGCCCGACAGGGGGGTACCTATGCCTCGCACATCCGCGATGAGGGCGATGACGTAGCCGAGGCCGTCAATGAAGCCATTTCCATCGGGCGGGAGGCCAACATGCCCGTTGAGATTTCACATTTCAAAGTCACCTACAAACCTAACTGGGGCCGCTCGGCCGAAACGCTGGCGCTGGTGGAAAAAGCCCGTCGGGAAGGACTGGACGTAACCGTGGATCAGTACCCCTACGTGGCCAGCAGCACCACGCTCGATACCACCGTACCGACCTGGGCATTCAGTGGTGGGCGCGACTCCCTGCACGCCCGGCTCAGCGATCCGGCTATTCGTCAGCAGATTAAAAAGGAAATGACGAACAATCTGAAAAAGAAAAAACTCAAAAGCTTCGACTATGCACTCGTGGCCCGCTACGCGCCGGATACCACCTACAATGGCAAAACTATCAGCCAGATCAACCTACTCAAAGGCCGCAAAGCCAAAGCCAGCGATGAAGTGGAGACCATTCTGGACATGGTAACGGCCACCAACCGTACCCAGATGGTATACTTCAGCATGGATGAAAAAGACCTGGTACGCATCATGCAGTACCCCTTCAATATGTTTGCCTCCGATGCCGGCATTGCACGCTTTGGCGCCGGCATGCCGCACCCGCGCGCTTATGGTACCAATGCCAGGGTCCTGGGCCGGTATGTTCGTGACCAGAAAGTGATCCGCCTTGAGGAAGCCATCCGCCGCATGACCTCGCTACCCGCCCAGAAGTTCAACCTCCGCGACCGCGGCCTGCTCTTGCCCGGCATGGCCGCTGACCTTGTCATATTCGACGAAGCTACCGTATCCGATGCGGCGGAGTTTGCCCAACCCCACGCCTATTCAGTAGGGTTCAAGTATGTCCTCGTGAATGGAGCCTTGACGGTCGATGAGGGGAAGCATACAGGTGTGAGGAATGGGTCAACGTTAAAAAAGCAATAA
- a CDS encoding gluconate 2-dehydrogenase subunit 3 family protein — protein MNRREAVQRISLLMGGALSAPAMAGILGQKTNLGESVQVTAQQEALLAEVADVIIPTTSTPGAKAAGAEKFIVRVMRDCYPMEDQKKFYAGLAKLDSDSQAAYGKGFVALSNDQKIDMVKKLTTTDQAFFRRLKELAVTGYFTSEIGASQALEYVEVPGRLEACIPYKKGQKAWAI, from the coding sequence ATGAATCGCAGAGAAGCCGTTCAAAGAATCAGTTTGCTCATGGGAGGGGCGCTCTCCGCCCCGGCTATGGCGGGCATCCTCGGGCAAAAAACCAACCTGGGCGAAAGCGTACAGGTGACCGCGCAGCAGGAAGCCCTGCTCGCCGAGGTAGCCGACGTCATCATCCCAACCACCTCCACGCCCGGAGCTAAGGCCGCCGGAGCCGAGAAATTCATCGTCCGCGTGATGCGCGACTGCTACCCGATGGAGGATCAGAAGAAATTCTACGCAGGACTGGCCAAACTGGACAGCGATAGTCAGGCTGCGTACGGCAAAGGCTTTGTAGCCCTGAGCAACGATCAGAAAATCGACATGGTCAAAAAGCTCACCACTACCGATCAGGCCTTTTTCCGCCGCCTGAAAGAGCTGGCCGTTACGGGGTACTTTACCTCCGAAATCGGCGCCAGCCAGGCTTTGGAATACGTGGAGGTACCCGGCCGGCTGGAAGCCTGCATTCCCTACAAAAAAGGTCAGAAAGCCTGGGCAATCTGA